One window from the genome of Canis aureus isolate CA01 chromosome 18, VMU_Caureus_v.1.0, whole genome shotgun sequence encodes:
- the NEUROD6 gene encoding neurogenic differentiation factor 6 isoform X2, giving the protein MKLKPKIVLRGKSIKRAPGEETEKEEEEEDREEEDENGLPRRRGLRKKKTTKLRLERVKFRRQEANARERNRMHGLNDALDNLRKVVPCYSKTQKLSKIETLRLAKNYIWALSEILRIGKRPDLLTFVQNLCKGLSQPTTNLVAGCLQLNARSFLMGQGGEAAHHTRSPYSTFYPPYHSPELTTPPGHGTLDNSKSMKPYNYCSAYESFYESTSPECASPQFEGPLSPPPINYNGIFSLKQEETLDYGKNYNYGMHYCAVPPRGPLGQGAMFRLPTDSHFPYDLHLRSQSLTMQDELNAVFHN; this is encoded by the exons ATGAAATTAAAACCTAAG ATTGTCCTTCGAGGAAAGAGCATCAAAAGGGCCCCCGGAGAAGAAAccgagaaggaagaagaggaggaagacaggGAAGAGGAAGATGAAAATGGCTTGCCCAGAAGGAGGggtcttaggaaaaaaaagaccaccAAGCTCCGACTGGAGAGGGTCAAGTTCAGGAGACAGGAAGCGAATGCGCGCGAGAGAAACAGGATGCACGGCCTCAACGACGCTCTGGACAATTTAAGAAAAGTGGTCCCCTGTTATTCCAAAACCCAAAAACTGTCCAAAATAGAAACTTTACGACTGGCCAAAAACTACATCTGGGCACTTTCTGAAATTCTGAGAATCGGCAAGAGACCTGATCTGCTCACGTTCGTCCAAAACTTATGCAAAGGTCTTTCCCAGCCAACTACAAACTTGGTGGCAGGCTGCTTGCAGCTCAACGCCAGGAGTTTCCTGATGGGTCAGGGTGGGGAGGCTGCGCACCACACAAGGTCACCCTACTCTACTTTCTACCCACCCTACCACAGCCCTGAGCTCACCACTCCCCCAGGGCATGGAACTCTTGATAATTCCAAGTCCATGAAACCCTACAATTATTGCAGTGCATATGAATCCTTCTATGAAAGCACTTCCCCTGAGTGTGCCAGCCCTCAGTTTGAAGGTCCCTTAAGTCCTCCCCCAATTAACTATAATGGGATATTTTCCCTGAAGCAAGAAGAAACCTTGGACTATGGCAAAAATTACAATTACGGCATGCATTACTGTGCagtgccacccaggggtccccttggGCAGGGTGCCATGTTCAGGTTGCCCACCGACAGTCACTTCCCTTACGACTTACATCTGCGCAGCCAATCTCTCACCATGCAAGATGAATTAAATGCAGTTTTTCATAattaa
- the NEUROD6 gene encoding neurogenic differentiation factor 6 isoform X1: MLTLPFDESVVMPESQMCRKFSRECEDQKQIKKPESFSKQIVLRGKSIKRAPGEETEKEEEEEDREEEDENGLPRRRGLRKKKTTKLRLERVKFRRQEANARERNRMHGLNDALDNLRKVVPCYSKTQKLSKIETLRLAKNYIWALSEILRIGKRPDLLTFVQNLCKGLSQPTTNLVAGCLQLNARSFLMGQGGEAAHHTRSPYSTFYPPYHSPELTTPPGHGTLDNSKSMKPYNYCSAYESFYESTSPECASPQFEGPLSPPPINYNGIFSLKQEETLDYGKNYNYGMHYCAVPPRGPLGQGAMFRLPTDSHFPYDLHLRSQSLTMQDELNAVFHN, encoded by the coding sequence ATGTTAACACTACCGTTTGATGAGTCTGTTGTAATGCCAGAATCCCAGATGTGCAGAAAGTTTTCTAGAGAATGTGAGGACCAGAAGCAAATTAAGAAACCAGAAAGCTTTTCCAAACAGATTGTCCTTCGAGGAAAGAGCATCAAAAGGGCCCCCGGAGAAGAAAccgagaaggaagaagaggaggaagacaggGAAGAGGAAGATGAAAATGGCTTGCCCAGAAGGAGGggtcttaggaaaaaaaagaccaccAAGCTCCGACTGGAGAGGGTCAAGTTCAGGAGACAGGAAGCGAATGCGCGCGAGAGAAACAGGATGCACGGCCTCAACGACGCTCTGGACAATTTAAGAAAAGTGGTCCCCTGTTATTCCAAAACCCAAAAACTGTCCAAAATAGAAACTTTACGACTGGCCAAAAACTACATCTGGGCACTTTCTGAAATTCTGAGAATCGGCAAGAGACCTGATCTGCTCACGTTCGTCCAAAACTTATGCAAAGGTCTTTCCCAGCCAACTACAAACTTGGTGGCAGGCTGCTTGCAGCTCAACGCCAGGAGTTTCCTGATGGGTCAGGGTGGGGAGGCTGCGCACCACACAAGGTCACCCTACTCTACTTTCTACCCACCCTACCACAGCCCTGAGCTCACCACTCCCCCAGGGCATGGAACTCTTGATAATTCCAAGTCCATGAAACCCTACAATTATTGCAGTGCATATGAATCCTTCTATGAAAGCACTTCCCCTGAGTGTGCCAGCCCTCAGTTTGAAGGTCCCTTAAGTCCTCCCCCAATTAACTATAATGGGATATTTTCCCTGAAGCAAGAAGAAACCTTGGACTATGGCAAAAATTACAATTACGGCATGCATTACTGTGCagtgccacccaggggtccccttggGCAGGGTGCCATGTTCAGGTTGCCCACCGACAGTCACTTCCCTTACGACTTACATCTGCGCAGCCAATCTCTCACCATGCAAGATGAATTAAATGCAGTTTTTCATAattaa